A single window of Channa argus isolate prfri chromosome 2, Channa argus male v1.0, whole genome shotgun sequence DNA harbors:
- the fes gene encoding tyrosine-protein kinase Fes/Fps isoform X2, whose translation MGFAENLRCPQAHAAVMRLLDSELHLMEVMKKWMGQRAKSEREFSVQLHHMATMADKVDRPQLGSGLDYISQLNKSWGVLVSQTDFLSQVMKKHSEDLLDGPISKLSLLIRDKQQLRKTYSEHWNLLRQELNKVTHTELERLKSCYRQAGKDVAQAKRKYQEANKDKDRDKAKERYIKALMKLLDLHNEYVLSLRAAQVYHQQHYSQIQPTLLSALQTLQQEMVLILKEILQEYFDISTLLHHEVVRIHREITSALTAIDPLREYENFILQNRSVGDVPACADFDCSLLEDTEQLNPKDIELNDLTLETIQHKLTTIEEELMNLARTLGSQQTSVEHLEFELEAEREGVKKGQRVYQFSKRHALEECRQQVALSQGVRAKMEIQRLVLKEKLEKLGSREPPSVMIADLDTVSLSSNTSNEHNPNAPKLFVDEILNSLGGLFKPKGEVLPVLAPVQEVDRPLGQQDWYHGAIPRLEVLELLKRDGDFLVRKSQEKQGYVLSVQWEGSCKHFLIQNTDNLYRLDGEGFHSIPKLIHHLLSSRQHITKKTDIVLKKPVPKDKWVLEHDDIILGQLIGRGNFGEVYRGHLRTDNIPVAVKSCKENLAPEHKNKFLMEARILKKYDHPNIVKLIGVCTQKQPIYIIMELVQGGDFLSFLRHEGHSLKPKLLVKMTENVAAGMEYLESKKCIHRDLAARNCLVAEHNVVKISDFGMSRQQDDGIYSAEGSLRQIPVKWTAPEALNYGRYTTESDVWSFGILLWETFSLGMTPYISMTNQQTREDVERGYRMPAPHGCPVEISRIMNSCWQYDPKNRPPFKKLRADLGAIYSKIT comes from the exons ATGGGTTTTGCGGAGAACCTGAGGTGTCCACAGGCACATGCAGCAGTCATGCGGCTGCTGGACTCAGAGCTTCACCTGATGGAGGTCATGAAGAAGTGGATGGGTCAGCGGGCTAAGAGCGAGCGGGAGTTTTCAGTGCAGCTGCACCACATGGCTACCATGGCTGATAAGGTGGACCGACCCCAGCTGGGCTCAGGACTGGATTACATCAGCCAGCTCAACAAG tcaTGGGGAGTGCTGGTCTCCCAGACGGACTTTCTCAGTCAGGTGATGAAGAAGCACTCCGAGGACCTGCTGGATGGTCCCATCAGCAAACTGTCGCTGCTCATCAGAGACAAACAGCAGCTCCGGAAAACCTACTCGGAGCACTGGAACCTTCTGAGACAGGAGCTCAACAAG GTGACCCACACAGAGCTGGAGAGGCTGAAGAGTTGCTACAGACAGGCAGGAAAAGATGTAGCTCAGGCTAAGAGGAAGTACCAAGAGGCCAATAAAG ataaagacagagacaaagctAAGGAGCGTTACATAAAGGCTTTAATGAAACTCCTTGATCTGCATAATGAGTATGTCCTGTCTCTGCGAGCTGCTCAAGTTTACCATCAGCAACACTACAGTCAGATCCAGCCTACCCTGCTCAGCGCGCTGCAGACTCTGCAGCAGGAGATGGTGCTCATACT AAAGGAGATTCTGCAGGAGTATTTCGACATCTCCACTCTCCTGCATCACGAAGTGGTGCGGATCCACAGGGAGATAACTTCTGCTCTAACGGCCATCGATCCTCTCAGAGAGTATGAGAACTTCATCCTCCAGAACAG gTCTGTGGGGGATGTTCCTGCGTGTGCAGACTTCGACTGTAGCCTTCTGGAAGACACTGAGCAGCTAAATCCCAAAGACATTGAACTAAATGACCTCACGCTTGAGACAATTCAGCACAA aTTAACCACAATAGAGGAGGAGCTGATGAACCTGGCTCGGACTCTGGGCTCCCAGCAGACCTCAGTCGAACATCTGGAGTTTGAGCTGGAGGCAGAGCGGGAAGGTGTCAAGAAGGGCCAGAG GGTCTACCAGTTCAGCAAAAGACATGCACTGGAGGAGTGTCGGCAGCAGGTTGCTCTGTCTCAGGGAGTAAGAGCCAAGATGGAGATTCAGAGGCTGGTTCTGAAGGAGAAACTGGAAAAGCTGGGCTCCAGGGAACCTCCCTCTGTGATGATAGCAGACCTAGACACTGTTTCACTTTCATCCAACACAAGTAAT gaacACAACCCAAATGCCCCCAAACTCTTCGTGGACGAGATCTTAAATAGTCTGGGTGGCCTGTTTAAACCCAAAGGCGAG GTCCTTCCCGTCCTCGCCCCAGTGCAGGAAGTGGATCGTCCTTTGGGGCAGCAGGACTGGTACCACGGAGCCATTCCCAGACTGGAGGTACTGGAACTGCTGAAGAGGGATGGAGACTTCCTGGTGAGGAAGAGTCAAGAGAAACAGGGTTATGTGCTCTCCGTGCAGTGGGAGGGATCCTGCAAGCATTTCCTGATTCAGAACACAGAC AATCTGTACCGTCTGGATGGAGAAGGTTTCCACAGTATCCCCAAGCTGATCCATCATCTACTATCGTCACGACAACACATCACCAAGAAGACTGATATAGTGCTGAAGAAACCTGTACCGAAG GACAAATGGGTCCTGGAGCATGATGATATTATCCTGGGACAGCTCATTGGACGG GGGAACTTTGGTGAGGTGTACAGGGGCCATTTACGCACTGATAACATTCCTGTCGCTGTGAAATCCTGTAAAGAGAACTTAGCCCCAGAGCACAAGAATAAATTTCTGATGGAAGCCAG GATCCTAAAGAAGTACGACCATCCTAACATTGTGAAGCTGATAGGAGTGTGCACACAGAAACAGCCTATCTACATCATCATGGAGCTCGTTCAGG GTGGtgattttctctccttcttgcGACATGAGGGTCACAGCCTGAAGCCTAAGTTGTTGgtcaaaatgacagaaaatgtggcAGCCGGCATGGAGTACCTGGAGAGCAAGAAGTGTATCCACAG GGACCTGGCAGCGAGAAACTGTCTGGTTGCAGAGCACAACGTGGTGAAGATCAGTGACTTTGGGATGTCCCGTCAGCAAGATGACGGCATCTACTCTGCAGAAGGCAGCCTGAGACAGATACCTGTCAAATGGACGGCTCCCGAGGCCCTGAACTATG GTCGCTATACCACGGAGAGTGACGTGTGGAGCTTTGGGATCTTACTGTGGGAGACGTTCTCCTTAGGAATGACACCCTACATAAGCATGACCAACCAACAGACACGGGAAGATGTGGAGAGAG GATACCGTATGCCTGCCCCACACGGCTGCCCTGTGGAAATCTCCAGGATTATGAACAGCTGCTGGCAGTATGATCCTAAAAACAGGCCGCCCTTTAAGAAACTTCGTGCTGACCTCGGTGCCATATACAGCAAAATAACATAA
- the fes gene encoding tyrosine-protein kinase Fes/Fps isoform X1, whose translation MGFAENLRCPQAHAAVMRLLDSELHLMEVMKKWMGQRAKSEREFSVQLHHMATMADKVDRPQLGSGLDYISQLNKSWGVLVSQTDFLSQVMKKHSEDLLDGPISKLSLLIRDKQQLRKTYSEHWNLLRQELNKVSCSSVVRYTMASVHFLCQLLRSAFTVTHTELERLKSCYRQAGKDVAQAKRKYQEANKDKDRDKAKERYIKALMKLLDLHNEYVLSLRAAQVYHQQHYSQIQPTLLSALQTLQQEMVLILKEILQEYFDISTLLHHEVVRIHREITSALTAIDPLREYENFILQNRSVGDVPACADFDCSLLEDTEQLNPKDIELNDLTLETIQHKLTTIEEELMNLARTLGSQQTSVEHLEFELEAEREGVKKGQRVYQFSKRHALEECRQQVALSQGVRAKMEIQRLVLKEKLEKLGSREPPSVMIADLDTVSLSSNTSNEHNPNAPKLFVDEILNSLGGLFKPKGEVLPVLAPVQEVDRPLGQQDWYHGAIPRLEVLELLKRDGDFLVRKSQEKQGYVLSVQWEGSCKHFLIQNTDNLYRLDGEGFHSIPKLIHHLLSSRQHITKKTDIVLKKPVPKDKWVLEHDDIILGQLIGRGNFGEVYRGHLRTDNIPVAVKSCKENLAPEHKNKFLMEARILKKYDHPNIVKLIGVCTQKQPIYIIMELVQGGDFLSFLRHEGHSLKPKLLVKMTENVAAGMEYLESKKCIHRDLAARNCLVAEHNVVKISDFGMSRQQDDGIYSAEGSLRQIPVKWTAPEALNYGRYTTESDVWSFGILLWETFSLGMTPYISMTNQQTREDVERGYRMPAPHGCPVEISRIMNSCWQYDPKNRPPFKKLRADLGAIYSKIT comes from the exons ATGGGTTTTGCGGAGAACCTGAGGTGTCCACAGGCACATGCAGCAGTCATGCGGCTGCTGGACTCAGAGCTTCACCTGATGGAGGTCATGAAGAAGTGGATGGGTCAGCGGGCTAAGAGCGAGCGGGAGTTTTCAGTGCAGCTGCACCACATGGCTACCATGGCTGATAAGGTGGACCGACCCCAGCTGGGCTCAGGACTGGATTACATCAGCCAGCTCAACAAG tcaTGGGGAGTGCTGGTCTCCCAGACGGACTTTCTCAGTCAGGTGATGAAGAAGCACTCCGAGGACCTGCTGGATGGTCCCATCAGCAAACTGTCGCTGCTCATCAGAGACAAACAGCAGCTCCGGAAAACCTACTCGGAGCACTGGAACCTTCTGAGACAGGAGCTCAACAAG GTTTCATGTTCCTCTGTAGTGAGATACACCATGGCTTCTGTCCACTTCCTGTGTCAGTTACTACGCTCAGCTTTTACA GTGACCCACACAGAGCTGGAGAGGCTGAAGAGTTGCTACAGACAGGCAGGAAAAGATGTAGCTCAGGCTAAGAGGAAGTACCAAGAGGCCAATAAAG ataaagacagagacaaagctAAGGAGCGTTACATAAAGGCTTTAATGAAACTCCTTGATCTGCATAATGAGTATGTCCTGTCTCTGCGAGCTGCTCAAGTTTACCATCAGCAACACTACAGTCAGATCCAGCCTACCCTGCTCAGCGCGCTGCAGACTCTGCAGCAGGAGATGGTGCTCATACT AAAGGAGATTCTGCAGGAGTATTTCGACATCTCCACTCTCCTGCATCACGAAGTGGTGCGGATCCACAGGGAGATAACTTCTGCTCTAACGGCCATCGATCCTCTCAGAGAGTATGAGAACTTCATCCTCCAGAACAG gTCTGTGGGGGATGTTCCTGCGTGTGCAGACTTCGACTGTAGCCTTCTGGAAGACACTGAGCAGCTAAATCCCAAAGACATTGAACTAAATGACCTCACGCTTGAGACAATTCAGCACAA aTTAACCACAATAGAGGAGGAGCTGATGAACCTGGCTCGGACTCTGGGCTCCCAGCAGACCTCAGTCGAACATCTGGAGTTTGAGCTGGAGGCAGAGCGGGAAGGTGTCAAGAAGGGCCAGAG GGTCTACCAGTTCAGCAAAAGACATGCACTGGAGGAGTGTCGGCAGCAGGTTGCTCTGTCTCAGGGAGTAAGAGCCAAGATGGAGATTCAGAGGCTGGTTCTGAAGGAGAAACTGGAAAAGCTGGGCTCCAGGGAACCTCCCTCTGTGATGATAGCAGACCTAGACACTGTTTCACTTTCATCCAACACAAGTAAT gaacACAACCCAAATGCCCCCAAACTCTTCGTGGACGAGATCTTAAATAGTCTGGGTGGCCTGTTTAAACCCAAAGGCGAG GTCCTTCCCGTCCTCGCCCCAGTGCAGGAAGTGGATCGTCCTTTGGGGCAGCAGGACTGGTACCACGGAGCCATTCCCAGACTGGAGGTACTGGAACTGCTGAAGAGGGATGGAGACTTCCTGGTGAGGAAGAGTCAAGAGAAACAGGGTTATGTGCTCTCCGTGCAGTGGGAGGGATCCTGCAAGCATTTCCTGATTCAGAACACAGAC AATCTGTACCGTCTGGATGGAGAAGGTTTCCACAGTATCCCCAAGCTGATCCATCATCTACTATCGTCACGACAACACATCACCAAGAAGACTGATATAGTGCTGAAGAAACCTGTACCGAAG GACAAATGGGTCCTGGAGCATGATGATATTATCCTGGGACAGCTCATTGGACGG GGGAACTTTGGTGAGGTGTACAGGGGCCATTTACGCACTGATAACATTCCTGTCGCTGTGAAATCCTGTAAAGAGAACTTAGCCCCAGAGCACAAGAATAAATTTCTGATGGAAGCCAG GATCCTAAAGAAGTACGACCATCCTAACATTGTGAAGCTGATAGGAGTGTGCACACAGAAACAGCCTATCTACATCATCATGGAGCTCGTTCAGG GTGGtgattttctctccttcttgcGACATGAGGGTCACAGCCTGAAGCCTAAGTTGTTGgtcaaaatgacagaaaatgtggcAGCCGGCATGGAGTACCTGGAGAGCAAGAAGTGTATCCACAG GGACCTGGCAGCGAGAAACTGTCTGGTTGCAGAGCACAACGTGGTGAAGATCAGTGACTTTGGGATGTCCCGTCAGCAAGATGACGGCATCTACTCTGCAGAAGGCAGCCTGAGACAGATACCTGTCAAATGGACGGCTCCCGAGGCCCTGAACTATG GTCGCTATACCACGGAGAGTGACGTGTGGAGCTTTGGGATCTTACTGTGGGAGACGTTCTCCTTAGGAATGACACCCTACATAAGCATGACCAACCAACAGACACGGGAAGATGTGGAGAGAG GATACCGTATGCCTGCCCCACACGGCTGCCCTGTGGAAATCTCCAGGATTATGAACAGCTGCTGGCAGTATGATCCTAAAAACAGGCCGCCCTTTAAGAAACTTCGTGCTGACCTCGGTGCCATATACAGCAAAATAACATAA
- the fes gene encoding tyrosine-protein kinase Fes/Fps isoform X3 — protein sequence MGSAGLPDGLSQSGDEEALRGPAGWSHQQTVAAHQRQTAAPENLLGALEPSETGAQQDKDRDKAKERYIKALMKLLDLHNEYVLSLRAAQVYHQQHYSQIQPTLLSALQTLQQEMVLILKEILQEYFDISTLLHHEVVRIHREITSALTAIDPLREYENFILQNRSVGDVPACADFDCSLLEDTEQLNPKDIELNDLTLETIQHKLTTIEEELMNLARTLGSQQTSVEHLEFELEAEREGVKKGQRVYQFSKRHALEECRQQVALSQGVRAKMEIQRLVLKEKLEKLGSREPPSVMIADLDTVSLSSNTSNEHNPNAPKLFVDEILNSLGGLFKPKGEVLPVLAPVQEVDRPLGQQDWYHGAIPRLEVLELLKRDGDFLVRKSQEKQGYVLSVQWEGSCKHFLIQNTDNLYRLDGEGFHSIPKLIHHLLSSRQHITKKTDIVLKKPVPKDKWVLEHDDIILGQLIGRGNFGEVYRGHLRTDNIPVAVKSCKENLAPEHKNKFLMEARILKKYDHPNIVKLIGVCTQKQPIYIIMELVQGGDFLSFLRHEGHSLKPKLLVKMTENVAAGMEYLESKKCIHRDLAARNCLVAEHNVVKISDFGMSRQQDDGIYSAEGSLRQIPVKWTAPEALNYGRYTTESDVWSFGILLWETFSLGMTPYISMTNQQTREDVERGYRMPAPHGCPVEISRIMNSCWQYDPKNRPPFKKLRADLGAIYSKIT from the exons aTGGGGAGTGCTGGTCTCCCAGACGGACTTTCTCAGTCAGGTGATGAAGAAGCACTCCGAGGACCTGCTGGATGGTCCCATCAGCAAACTGTCGCTGCTCATCAGAGACAAACAGCAGCTCCGGAAAACCTACTCGGAGCACTGGAACCTTCTGAGACAGGAGCTCAACAAG ataaagacagagacaaagctAAGGAGCGTTACATAAAGGCTTTAATGAAACTCCTTGATCTGCATAATGAGTATGTCCTGTCTCTGCGAGCTGCTCAAGTTTACCATCAGCAACACTACAGTCAGATCCAGCCTACCCTGCTCAGCGCGCTGCAGACTCTGCAGCAGGAGATGGTGCTCATACT AAAGGAGATTCTGCAGGAGTATTTCGACATCTCCACTCTCCTGCATCACGAAGTGGTGCGGATCCACAGGGAGATAACTTCTGCTCTAACGGCCATCGATCCTCTCAGAGAGTATGAGAACTTCATCCTCCAGAACAG gTCTGTGGGGGATGTTCCTGCGTGTGCAGACTTCGACTGTAGCCTTCTGGAAGACACTGAGCAGCTAAATCCCAAAGACATTGAACTAAATGACCTCACGCTTGAGACAATTCAGCACAA aTTAACCACAATAGAGGAGGAGCTGATGAACCTGGCTCGGACTCTGGGCTCCCAGCAGACCTCAGTCGAACATCTGGAGTTTGAGCTGGAGGCAGAGCGGGAAGGTGTCAAGAAGGGCCAGAG GGTCTACCAGTTCAGCAAAAGACATGCACTGGAGGAGTGTCGGCAGCAGGTTGCTCTGTCTCAGGGAGTAAGAGCCAAGATGGAGATTCAGAGGCTGGTTCTGAAGGAGAAACTGGAAAAGCTGGGCTCCAGGGAACCTCCCTCTGTGATGATAGCAGACCTAGACACTGTTTCACTTTCATCCAACACAAGTAAT gaacACAACCCAAATGCCCCCAAACTCTTCGTGGACGAGATCTTAAATAGTCTGGGTGGCCTGTTTAAACCCAAAGGCGAG GTCCTTCCCGTCCTCGCCCCAGTGCAGGAAGTGGATCGTCCTTTGGGGCAGCAGGACTGGTACCACGGAGCCATTCCCAGACTGGAGGTACTGGAACTGCTGAAGAGGGATGGAGACTTCCTGGTGAGGAAGAGTCAAGAGAAACAGGGTTATGTGCTCTCCGTGCAGTGGGAGGGATCCTGCAAGCATTTCCTGATTCAGAACACAGAC AATCTGTACCGTCTGGATGGAGAAGGTTTCCACAGTATCCCCAAGCTGATCCATCATCTACTATCGTCACGACAACACATCACCAAGAAGACTGATATAGTGCTGAAGAAACCTGTACCGAAG GACAAATGGGTCCTGGAGCATGATGATATTATCCTGGGACAGCTCATTGGACGG GGGAACTTTGGTGAGGTGTACAGGGGCCATTTACGCACTGATAACATTCCTGTCGCTGTGAAATCCTGTAAAGAGAACTTAGCCCCAGAGCACAAGAATAAATTTCTGATGGAAGCCAG GATCCTAAAGAAGTACGACCATCCTAACATTGTGAAGCTGATAGGAGTGTGCACACAGAAACAGCCTATCTACATCATCATGGAGCTCGTTCAGG GTGGtgattttctctccttcttgcGACATGAGGGTCACAGCCTGAAGCCTAAGTTGTTGgtcaaaatgacagaaaatgtggcAGCCGGCATGGAGTACCTGGAGAGCAAGAAGTGTATCCACAG GGACCTGGCAGCGAGAAACTGTCTGGTTGCAGAGCACAACGTGGTGAAGATCAGTGACTTTGGGATGTCCCGTCAGCAAGATGACGGCATCTACTCTGCAGAAGGCAGCCTGAGACAGATACCTGTCAAATGGACGGCTCCCGAGGCCCTGAACTATG GTCGCTATACCACGGAGAGTGACGTGTGGAGCTTTGGGATCTTACTGTGGGAGACGTTCTCCTTAGGAATGACACCCTACATAAGCATGACCAACCAACAGACACGGGAAGATGTGGAGAGAG GATACCGTATGCCTGCCCCACACGGCTGCCCTGTGGAAATCTCCAGGATTATGAACAGCTGCTGGCAGTATGATCCTAAAAACAGGCCGCCCTTTAAGAAACTTCGTGCTGACCTCGGTGCCATATACAGCAAAATAACATAA